The DNA region TGCTGTACCCACCCGGTTCTTTCGGGACCGGCCATCGAAAGACTGGAAAAGTCGGTAATATCTGAGGTCGTAGTTACCAATACTATTCCACTGCCGCCGGAAAAACAGATACCGAAAATAAAATGCCTGTCGGTTGCTCCTTTACTGGGAGAAGCCATAATTCGCATTCACGAAGATTTGTCGGTAAGCAAATTGTTTGATTAGACAGGCTGGTCTTCCTTGGTTGTTCTGGCTTCCTCGTCTTCGGGCAGTGAATTTTTCCTGGCAGTCAGCGGATAGACGGAGTTGGTTATTTCCTCTTCTTCAGCGGCCAGTTTTTCTAGAGATTTGCTTAACATGTGACCCCATTTTTTGGTATTTTGTACGGTAGTATCCCATACCTTGGTACCGGTTTCTCGAAAAGCTTTGACCTTTTCCTGCCAGGAGCCTTCGCTTTTTTGGAGGTGAGTGGCGGCTTCTTCCGCTACGACTACGGCGTTTTTACCCATAGTAAGGACGTGGTTTCGGCTAAGATAGGCCTTTCCCTTAAGCCAATTACTGATAAGACTCCCGCTGATCTCCAGAGTTTCTATTTGGCCTGTATCTGGGTGGCAGGTAAACTCGTTAACTACCCCGAAAACTTTTCCTTTTTCGGATATAACTTTTGCTCCTATCGGTGTAGGATGCTTCAGAAGTTTGTACAATTCCGGGTACAGGGCTGCTCTAACGATGACGTTTTTCTCTTCAACGGTAATAGCATGATCGCCAATTCCGTGTATTTTGTTAAAAGGAATTAACTTATGCTCTTTGAACCTGCCTTTTTGTTCTACCAGCAGGGCACTGATGGCCATGGCTTTGGGATCTACGATGACATCACGAACTTTTCCTATCTGTTCCCCTTCTTTGATGCTGATAATGGGCAGAGATATTAACTGTTTGCGGTATTTACGCATCTGCATTCACCATCCTAAATGGTTGACCTAGTTATAATTATTCACATATTTAACTGGTTATGCTAAAATTAGGTTATAATATGCGGACGAGGGGTGAGGTGTTAATGGAAGCAGTTCAGTTAGAAGCGAAAATTAGGGAAGGAAAAGGCAAGGGCTTTGCTAAAAGGCTGCGCCGTGCTAAATTTATTCCCGCTGTTCTCTATGGAAAAAAGATAGGTAACATCCCGATTCAGGTTGGCGAGCGCGATATGGAGAAGTTGCTCAGCGATTTTGGTCGGAGCGTTTTGGTAAAGCTGAAGGTAAACGATGGTGACCAAAGCGGAGAATATGACACTCTTATCCGCGAAATCCAGCGACACCCTCTTCGCGGAGATCTGCTTCACGTAGATTTCTATCAAATTTCTTTGCAGGAAAAACTAGAGGTAGAGGTTCCTATTCACCTTGTGGGAGAAGCAGTTGGAGTAAGCAAGGGAGGCATATTGCAACACGGTATCAGCGAACTGGAAATAAGATGTTTACCGACGCAGATACCCGAGGCGATTGAGGTAGATGTCAGCAACTTGGATATTGGCGATAGCTTGAGTGTTGCCGATTTGAAACTGGATGATGATATAGAGATACTCTCAGAACCTGACTCCATTATTGCAACGGTAGTAGCACCGCGACTGGAGACAGAAGAAGATAAGGAAGCCGAAGAAGCTACCGAAGCAGCGTCACCTGCGGAAGAATAAAAATGAAGCTCCCGGCTCGCCGGGAGTTTTTGTACTTTTGGAGAGATGAAAGAGTAGGGGTGGAGATGGATGAAGCTGATAGTCGGCTTGGGCAACCCGGGTGTCGAATATGAAACAACTAGGCATAACGTCGGTTTTATGGTGGTGGATTTACTGGCGGAAGAAATAGGAGCTAAAATTAAGCAAAAAAAATTTAATGCCCTGGTGGGTGAAGTTTTTCTAGGGACAGAGAAGGTTGTGCTGGCTAAACCACAAACGTTTATGAACCTGAGCGGGGAAGCAGTGGGCCCTCTCGTCCAGGCTTACTGCCTTGAGCCTTCGCAAGTAGTTGTAGTTTATGATGATTTGGATTTGGAAGTGGGGCAGTTACGCATAAGAGGGAAGGGAAGCGCCGGGGGGCATAAAGGCATGGCCTCCGTAATTAGAGCCTTAGGTACGGATGAAATTCCGCGATTGCGAATTGGTATTGGACGACCGGAGGATACGAAAAGCGTTGTAGACTACGTTTTAAGCCCTTTCCCCGAAGGAGAATGGTCGGTTATGCGGGAGGTTTTGCCCGTGGCAGTAGAAGCTTTGAAATTCTTAATCACCGAAGGCGACCTGGAAAAAGCGATGAGCCTTTATAACCATAGAAAAGCATAAAATTATAGATTTTTGGAAAGTGGAAATAGTATAAAACAGGTAAATCATAAGGAGACAGAAGAGTATGTTTATTATAGCCGGTTTACTGGCGGCAGTATTGGGTTGGGCGGCAAATAACGCTTTGTTTCAACTGCAAGGTAAAAAAGCGGTGGAAATATTCATTCCGGTGATTGAAGAAACTCTTAAGTCCTCGATAGCCTGGCTGTTGGGAGCTTCTCTGGTTCTGACCCATGCGGTTTTTGGAGCGGTTGAAGCTTTATACGACTTGCATGCGGGAAGAACCGGTAACCGAGTGGCAGCCGTAGGCAGTTTCCTAGCCCACGTGTTATTTGGAGCTATTACATGGATGGCCAAAGAAAAGACTGGCTATCTATTAGTGGGAATTTTTGCGGCAGTGTTTGTGCACCTTCTTTGGAACGGGGGAGTGTTTCGGCTAACATCGTGAATAGCTTGATGGGAGGCGAGTTTTTGAAATATAATGAAGAGTGTTGTTTAAGCGAAATGGGGGTCCCCCCTGGGGCGTCCATTATTTGGCTTTGGAACAGTAATTTTACAACAAGCATGGGGTGAAAAGGGTGCTCCTGCAAGGGCTAATTCAGTTGCTACAAAAGGATAAGGAATTCCAGGTTTTACTAAGCACTATCCGTAAAGGGGTTTCCCCCCAAGTGGTCTATGGATTGCCGGATTCGGCAAAAGTCTATTTTCTGGCGACTATGATTAACAACCTGTCCCTGCCGGTCTTGGTTATAACTCCGGACGAGGATACTGCTAAAAGGTGGGTTTCAGACTTATCCTTGTTCATATCTGAGGAAGAGGTAAGCTATTTCCCACCGCGGGAAATCTTGCCCTATGAAGTTTACGCCTATAGCCAGGATTTGCTGATCCAGCGGTTGACAGTATTGCAGAAAATAGTTTGTGGCGCAACCAAGTGCGTAGTTGTCCCCGCCAGCGCGCTTTCCACGCGGTTGGTGCCGAAGAATATTTTTGCCCAGAGCTTGATTTCTTTAAGGTTGGGAGAAACATTAGATCTTACTGAGCTAGTTGAAACTTTGGTCCAGCTGGGTTACGAGCGGGTTGATCCGGTAGAGGTGCCAGGCCAGTTTTCGGTGCGGGGAGGCATTGTCGATGTTTTCAGCCCGACTTCGAAGCAACCGGTACGTATTGAGTTTTTTGGCGACACTATTGATTCTTTACGACTGTTTGATGTTGATACCCAGCGATCCAATATTTCGGTAGAGGAAATAACTATCTCTCCTGCCCGAGAGTTTATATTGCTGCCGGAAGCCGTCGAGCGTTCGGTGCCCGTGATTGAGAAAGAGTTGGAAGAATCAGTGCAAAAGTTGATGAAGCTGGGAAAAGGCAAGTCGGCAGCCAGGTTGCAGGAAAAGATCCGCAATTTGCTGGAAAAGCTTAAGAACGGGGTTTGGGAAGAAAGCATGGAACAATTAATCAGTTTTTTCTATTCGGAAGAACTATTGTTCCAGTATTTCCCGCGTGAACCCTTAATAGTCATAGATGAAGTCTTGCGATTGGAAGAAACCATGAAACGTTTGGATTTGGAAAGAGCCTCTGTTTATGCGGATCTCATGGAGGAAGGAGAGCTTCTTCCTTCCCAAACCCGGAATTATGTCGAATACCGGCGGTTAATGGATATAGTGGAACGATATCCGCAAATTTATTTTTCACTACTTCCTCAAAATGTAAGGACAGGCGGCGTAAAGCAGACCTTTACGGTTTCGGCTAAGTCCGTTCCGTCTTTTTCCGGCAAAGTTTCTCTGCTGGTAGAAGAATTGAAAAGCTGGCGCAACCGGGGGTACCGGATGGTCTTTTTGACCTCTGGAGACAGCCGGCAGGAAAAACTTCGGGAATATCTATGGGAACAAGATATAGAGGCTCTTAAGCCGTCAGAAGGGGTAATGATTCCTGTAGAGAGGAAGGTACTAATCTGTTCAGGGGTCCTCAGCGCAGGATTCGAACTACCCCACCTGAAGCTTGTGGTTCTGACTGATGCCGAATTGTTTGGCCAACAGAAACGGCCTGCTGCTCGTAGAACCTATAAAAAGGGCGCTGTCGACGGTATTTCACTGACTACCCTAAAAGAGGGAGATTACGTGGTCCACGTACAGCATGGCATTGCCCGCTACCTAGGTATCCAGCAGGTGAAGGTTGGTGGCGTTGTTAAAGATTATTTTGTTTTACAGTATGCTGGGGATGACCGTCTGTACGTGCCGACAGACCAGGCCAAATTAATACACAAATACTCGGGTGCCGAAGGACACGTACCCCGGCTGAATCGTTTAGGTGGTAATGACTGGACTAAAGTAAAAAGCAAGGTCAAAAGATCAGTAGAGGATATGGCCCGCGAATTGCTGGAATTATACGCCGCCCGGCAAACGGTGGAAGGATATGCTTTTTCACCCGATTCGGTCTGGCAGAAAGAGTTTGAAGAAGCTTTTCCTTATCAAGAAACGCCGGATCAATTACGGGCCATTGAAGAAGTAAAAAGAGATATGATGCAACCGAAGCCTATGGACCGGCTGTTATGCGGAGATGTAGGTTATGGGAAAACGGAAGTGGCAATGCGAGCAGCTTTTAAAGCTGTTTTAGATGGAAAACAAGTTGCTGTTTTGGTACCTACTACCATTTTAGCTCAACAGCATTATTATACCTTTAAAGAACGATTTTC from Calderihabitans maritimus includes:
- a CDS encoding PRC-barrel domain-containing protein; the protein is MRKYRKQLISLPIISIKEGEQIGKVRDVIVDPKAMAISALLVEQKGRFKEHKLIPFNKIHGIGDHAITVEEKNVIVRAALYPELYKLLKHPTPIGAKVISEKGKVFGVVNEFTCHPDTGQIETLEISGSLISNWLKGKAYLSRNHVLTMGKNAVVVAEEAATHLQKSEGSWQEKVKAFRETGTKVWDTTVQNTKKWGHMLSKSLEKLAAEEEEITNSVYPLTARKNSLPEDEEARTTKEDQPV
- a CDS encoding 50S ribosomal protein L25/general stress protein Ctc, yielding MEAVQLEAKIREGKGKGFAKRLRRAKFIPAVLYGKKIGNIPIQVGERDMEKLLSDFGRSVLVKLKVNDGDQSGEYDTLIREIQRHPLRGDLLHVDFYQISLQEKLEVEVPIHLVGEAVGVSKGGILQHGISELEIRCLPTQIPEAIEVDVSNLDIGDSLSVADLKLDDDIEILSEPDSIIATVVAPRLETEEDKEAEEATEAASPAEE
- the pth gene encoding aminoacyl-tRNA hydrolase; translation: MKLIVGLGNPGVEYETTRHNVGFMVVDLLAEEIGAKIKQKKFNALVGEVFLGTEKVVLAKPQTFMNLSGEAVGPLVQAYCLEPSQVVVVYDDLDLEVGQLRIRGKGSAGGHKGMASVIRALGTDEIPRLRIGIGRPEDTKSVVDYVLSPFPEGEWSVMREVLPVAVEALKFLITEGDLEKAMSLYNHRKA
- the mfd gene encoding transcription-repair coupling factor, yielding MLLQGLIQLLQKDKEFQVLLSTIRKGVSPQVVYGLPDSAKVYFLATMINNLSLPVLVITPDEDTAKRWVSDLSLFISEEEVSYFPPREILPYEVYAYSQDLLIQRLTVLQKIVCGATKCVVVPASALSTRLVPKNIFAQSLISLRLGETLDLTELVETLVQLGYERVDPVEVPGQFSVRGGIVDVFSPTSKQPVRIEFFGDTIDSLRLFDVDTQRSNISVEEITISPAREFILLPEAVERSVPVIEKELEESVQKLMKLGKGKSAARLQEKIRNLLEKLKNGVWEESMEQLISFFYSEELLFQYFPREPLIVIDEVLRLEETMKRLDLERASVYADLMEEGELLPSQTRNYVEYRRLMDIVERYPQIYFSLLPQNVRTGGVKQTFTVSAKSVPSFSGKVSLLVEELKSWRNRGYRMVFLTSGDSRQEKLREYLWEQDIEALKPSEGVMIPVERKVLICSGVLSAGFELPHLKLVVLTDAELFGQQKRPAARRTYKKGAVDGISLTTLKEGDYVVHVQHGIARYLGIQQVKVGGVVKDYFVLQYAGDDRLYVPTDQAKLIHKYSGAEGHVPRLNRLGGNDWTKVKSKVKRSVEDMARELLELYAARQTVEGYAFSPDSVWQKEFEEAFPYQETPDQLRAIEEVKRDMMQPKPMDRLLCGDVGYGKTEVAMRAAFKAVLDGKQVAVLVPTTILAQQHYYTFKERFSSYPVNIAVLSRFRTPKEQRKTIKELRQGLVDIVIGTHRLLSEDVTFKDLGLLIIDEEQRFGVAHKEKLKKLRQNVDVLTLSATPIPRTLHMSLAGVRDMSVIETPPEDRYPVQTYVVEYTPQLIQNAIRRELERKGQVYFVHNRVSDIEQVAENLQKLVPEARIAIAHGQMKEDNLEEIMMEFMEGKYDVLVCTTIIENGLDIGNVNTLIVDEADRFGLAQLYQLRGRVGRTNRLAFAYFTYRKDKILNSDAEKRLNAIREFTEFGAGLKLALRDLEIRGAGNILGPEQHGHLLAVGFDLYMQLLEEAVRKLKGVEVVEEKKTDPSIELNVNAYIPNEYIEDTGVKMEFYRRLTMVQEPVEVEEIAQDLKDRYGNWPPVVENLLTITRIKALARKIGIEKVVQQGKSVIINFAGETYLKGPKLMELAGFFPGQLSFSSAGGLSIRLRLANLNQQEILKTLSKLLYTLNSLHPEEQADIIN